GCCTTCCCCTCGTTGGCCCTCTCCACCGACAACGCCGCCATGATCGCCGCAGCGGCCTGGCCAAAGCTGGTCGCCCAGGACTTCGCCACCGAAGACCTCGGAGCAACCCCTCAGCTCCGCCTCGGCCAGCAGTAACTCCGCGCCCGACAATCTACCCCGGTAAATCAGCTAAAATCATCAGGGAATCTCAAGCGAGAGCAGTCTGCACCGCGCCACGCGCCGGCTGCGGCAGGATACTAGAGCACGTGGCAACCATAGAACTCTTCAATACCCTCGGCGGAAAGATCGAAACCCTCGCCCCCGTCGACCAAAAAGCTCTGCGAATGTACTGCTGCGGCCCGACCGTCTACGACTACGGCCACATCGGTAACTTCCGCACCTTCCTCCATGTCGACGTCCTGCGCCGCGTCATCCGCCAGCAGGGCATCCCGGTCGAACACGTCATGAACATCACCGACGTCGACGACAAGATCATCCGCAACGCCGCAGCCGCCGGCGTCCCCATCGCCCAGTACACCAAAAAGTTCGAGAATGCCTTCTTCGAGGACCTCGACGCCCTCGGCATCGAGCGTCCCGAGTACATCTCCCACGCCACCGCCTGCATCCCCGACATGGTGGGTCTCATCGAGCAGCTCGCCGCCAAAGACATCGCCTACCAGGCCGAAGACGGTAGCTGGTACTTCCGTATCGCCCGCTTCCCCGAGTACGGCAAGCTCTCCAAAAAAGACTTTGACGGCATCGAAGACGGAGCCCGCGTCGACATCGACGAATACGAGAAGGACGCTGCCCGCGATTTCGCCCTCTGGAAGGCTGTAAAACCCGGCGAACAATCGTGGGAGACAGCCCTCGGCACCGGCCGCCCTGGCTGGCACATCGAGTGCTCCGCCATGGCCACAAAATTTCTCGGTGAAAATATCGACCTCCACGCCGGTGGCGAAGACCTCATGTTCCCGCACCATGAGAACGAGATCGCACAATCCGAGTCCGCGAGCGGCAAGCCCTTCGTCCGCCACTGGATGCACGTCCGCTTCCTGCTCGTCGAAGGCAAGAAGATGTCCAAGTCCGAGGGCAACTTCTACACCCTCCGCGACCTGCTCCTCAAGGGCTATCGCGCCTCCGCCATCCGCTTCCTGCTCATCTCCGTGCCTTATCGCCACCAGATGAACTTCACCTTCGACAGCCTCATCGAATCGACCAACGCCATCGACCGCCTGCGCACCTTTCACCAGCGCATGGTCAAGGGCGGCTTCCCGCAAGGATGCGACCAGGCCCTCTCTCTGCTCACCGACGAGGCAAGGATGGCCTACACCATCGCCCTCGCCAACGACCTCAACACCGCCGAAGCCCGCGCCGCAATCTTCGATCTCGTTCGCGCCGCCAACACCGCAGCAGACAATGGAACGCTGCGCAACGAAAACGCGACAGAGATCATTCAGCTCCTCGAACTCTTCGACGCAGTCTTCGCCGTCCTCGAAGACCGCGACGCCGCCATCACTCGCGCCGCGCTCACCTGGGCCGAAGCCGAGGGCCGCATCGACGAAGCCGCCCCCGAAACCGTCGCCAATCTCGCCCTCTCCGACGCTGCCATCGACGCCCTCGTCGCCGAACGCACCCAGGCCAAAAAGACCCGCAACTTCGCCCGCGCCGACGCCATCCGCAACGACCTGCTCCAAAAAGGCATCCTAATCGAAGACTCCAAAGATGGCGTCCGCTGGAAAAGAAAATAAGCCCGCTGGAAGAGAAGATAGGCCGCCGGAAAAGTACCTCGCAAGACAAGTTGCTGGAGCGGAATCAATGACCTTCGCAATCCGAACTCTCGTTGCTAGTTGTTTCCTCGTGGCATCTCTCGCCGCAGCCGCGCAAACCGCTGCTCACGGCACCACCGAGTGGGAGAGCGAGGCCCTCAAGCTGCGCCTCTTCTACCCCTCCGACCTCGTCAAGGCCGACCCCGAAAAAGTCCTGCACGACGGCCATCTCACCCTCTTCAACGTCGACAACCCAAAGCTCGCCGCCGAGACTCACTGTCTGCGTCCTGCACTTCTGCTTGAACTCCCGCAATCAGGCCCGGCACAAACCACAAGCACTCAACCCACCGCGGACGGCGGCACGCAGGTCACCATCACGCCCGCCATCACCGCGACCATCCTGCTAGCCGAACTCGACGTCGACTGCCTCAACGCGGAGCACGAGAGTAGCAGCACCACGCTCCTTGCAGACCTCGCCGAGATCGTCAACAAGGTCCCCGGCATGAAGCCCATCGCGCAACCCTCCTGGTACAACGTCGGCTGGCAGAAGGTCCACATGGCCGCTGCTCAAGGCCCAGCGCAAGGCCCAGCGCAGCCCCAGGCCTCAACCACAGACTCCGCAAACCAGTCCACGGTTCCGCAGTCGCTTTACACGATGGGCCTCTCCACCAACTGGAACAGCCACCTTCTCGTCTGGTACTTCTCTTCGAACAACATCGACACGCTCAATCGCATCACCAAGACCGCCGTCCGCTTCGGCCGCGCCGAGGCCGCGCCGCTCTACCCAGTTCCCATGGGCACCGCGGCCCCCTAGCTTTCCTCTAACCCGAACACGCCGAGACCCATGACCAAAGATCTTCTCCCCATCGAAGCCATCGTCGAAAAACTCAACCTGCCTGAGAAGTACGTCGAACGCCTCGGCCGCTACGGCGCCAAGCTCACGCTCAACCTCCTCGACGATCCCACCTTCCCCGTTCGCGGCAAGTTCATCCTCGTCACCGCAACCACGCCCACTCTCTCCGGCGAAGGCAAGACCGTCACCTCCATCGGCCTCGTGCAGGGCCTCGAAAAGATCGGCAAAAAAGCCATAATCACCTCGCGCGAACCCTCCCTCGGCCCCGTCTTCGGCATGAAGGGCGGAGCAGCCGGCGGTGGCCGTTCGCAGGTCGAGCCAGCAGAAAAGATCAACCTTCACTTCCACGGCGACTTCCACGCCATCACCTCCGCGCACAACCTCCTCGCCGCCCTCATCGACTCGCACCTCTTCCACGGCAACGATCTCGACCTCGACCCTAACACCATCACCTGGCCGCGCACGCTCGACATGAACGACCGCGCTCTCCGCCACATCATCGTTCAGTCTGGCGGCAAACGCGACGGAGCCAACCGCCACACCGGCTTCCTCATCACCGCCGCCAGCGAGATCATGGCCATCATGGCGCTCGCCGCAAGCCGCAAAGATCTGCGGCTTCGGCTGGAAAGAATTGTTGTCGGCTCAACCCGCAGCGGCAAGCCCGTCCTCGCAAAAGATTTGAACGCCACCGGCGCAATGATGGCGCTGCTCAGCGAAGCCATCTTCCCCAACCTCGTCCAGACCACGGAGGGCACGCCAGCGCTGGTTCATTGCGGACCCTTCGGAAATATCGCCCATGGCACCAGTTCGGTCCTCTCGCACCAGATGGGCCTCCGCCTCGCCGACTACGTCATCAACGAAACTGGCTTCGCCTCCGACCTCGGCTTCGAAAAGTACATGGACATCGTCATGCCCTCCTCCGGCATCAAGCCCTCCGCCGCGGTCCTCGTCACCACCGTGCAGTCGGTTCGCAACCAGGGTGCAGGCGACCTCGAAGCCGGCTTCGAAAATCTGAAGAAGCACATCGCCATCGTCCGCGGCTTCAACCTCCCCGCCATCGTCGCCATCAACCGCTTCCCCAACGACACCGACGAAGATCTCAAGTTCCTCGAGAAGTACTGCGAAGCTCAAGGCGCTGCCTTCGCTCTCTCCGAGGCCTTCACCAAAGGAGGAGCCGGAGCCGCCGCCCTTGCCGAGAAGGTAGTCAGCGTCATCGCCGCCAACCCCAGCGTCACGCCAACCAACACCTACATCCCAAGTGCCTCGCCGCTCGAGAAGATCACCGCCGTCGCGCAAAAAGTCTACGGCGCAGCCAACGTCGAGCTCTCGCCGCAAGCCAAAGAAAAACTGGCGCGCTTCACAAAGTGGGGCTACGGCGCGCTTCCCGTCTGCATAGCCAAAACACAGTACTCCCTCACCGACGACCCCAAACTGATGGGCGCACCCACCGGTTGGACCCTCCACATCACCGACGTGGTCCTCTCCGCAGGCGCAGGCTTTCTCGTCGTCATCTCGGGCAGCATGATGCTGATGCCCGGCCTGCCCAAGTCCTCCCGCGCGATGGACATCAACGTCGACGCAGCAGGCGAGATCATCGGCATGTCGTAAAAACCCGTGCGTGACAATCCTCAGCAAGCTTCTCTCCCCGACCAACTGGAGGAGGCCAAAGCCAGCAAAAAAGGGTATACAAGTCACGAAGTGACCGCGCGAATCGGAGTGGCAAGCGCAGTGGCTCGTCCGGCAGGACAACTCTTTCGGTTTCCGCTCAGCGAGCTATACCGGCAT
This sequence is a window from Edaphobacter lichenicola. Protein-coding genes within it:
- the cysS gene encoding cysteine--tRNA ligase, yielding MATIELFNTLGGKIETLAPVDQKALRMYCCGPTVYDYGHIGNFRTFLHVDVLRRVIRQQGIPVEHVMNITDVDDKIIRNAAAAGVPIAQYTKKFENAFFEDLDALGIERPEYISHATACIPDMVGLIEQLAAKDIAYQAEDGSWYFRIARFPEYGKLSKKDFDGIEDGARVDIDEYEKDAARDFALWKAVKPGEQSWETALGTGRPGWHIECSAMATKFLGENIDLHAGGEDLMFPHHENEIAQSESASGKPFVRHWMHVRFLLVEGKKMSKSEGNFYTLRDLLLKGYRASAIRFLLISVPYRHQMNFTFDSLIESTNAIDRLRTFHQRMVKGGFPQGCDQALSLLTDEARMAYTIALANDLNTAEARAAIFDLVRAANTAADNGTLRNENATEIIQLLELFDAVFAVLEDRDAAITRAALTWAEAEGRIDEAAPETVANLALSDAAIDALVAERTQAKKTRNFARADAIRNDLLQKGILIEDSKDGVRWKRK
- a CDS encoding formate--tetrahydrofolate ligase, with the translated sequence MTKDLLPIEAIVEKLNLPEKYVERLGRYGAKLTLNLLDDPTFPVRGKFILVTATTPTLSGEGKTVTSIGLVQGLEKIGKKAIITSREPSLGPVFGMKGGAAGGGRSQVEPAEKINLHFHGDFHAITSAHNLLAALIDSHLFHGNDLDLDPNTITWPRTLDMNDRALRHIIVQSGGKRDGANRHTGFLITAASEIMAIMALAASRKDLRLRLERIVVGSTRSGKPVLAKDLNATGAMMALLSEAIFPNLVQTTEGTPALVHCGPFGNIAHGTSSVLSHQMGLRLADYVINETGFASDLGFEKYMDIVMPSSGIKPSAAVLVTTVQSVRNQGAGDLEAGFENLKKHIAIVRGFNLPAIVAINRFPNDTDEDLKFLEKYCEAQGAAFALSEAFTKGGAGAAALAEKVVSVIAANPSVTPTNTYIPSASPLEKITAVAQKVYGAANVELSPQAKEKLARFTKWGYGALPVCIAKTQYSLTDDPKLMGAPTGWTLHITDVVLSAGAGFLVVISGSMMLMPGLPKSSRAMDINVDAAGEIIGMS